From the Desulfonatronum thiodismutans genome, the window CTCACCGCTTTTTCCGGTCTCCCGGCTGGACTCAAGTCCGCTTTTCCTCTTGTCCTGGCCGGTTCCGGCGGATGGCTGACCGAAGACCTGGAACTACGAATCCAGCCTCTGGAATCCTCCGGGCTGGTCCGTCGGCTGGGCTATGTTCCGGAACCCAACCTGCCAGCCCTGGTTGCCGGAGCCGGGGGGCTGGCCATGCCGTCGTTTTACGAGGGCTTTGGCCTGCCCGTGCTGGAAGCCATGGCTTGCGGAGTGCCGGTGCTCACCGCCGACCGCGCCAGTCTGCCCGAAGTGGCCGGAGACGCGGCCCTGCTGGTGGACCCCGAGGATGAGCAGGCTATCCGCGAGGGGCTGGAACAATTGCTGACGGACGACCGGTTTCGCCGGACGGCCAAGGAACGCGGGTTGAAACAGGCCGCGCGATTCACCTGGGCTGAATGCGTGGACCAAACCGTGCGGGCTTACCTGCTTGTTTCGCGAGGCAAACCATGAAGCTCCCGACGAAACGGCCCGCAAAGCGCCTTTGGGTGGACCTCAGCCTGACGGCCCAGACAGAGGCAGGCTCCGCGGTGTATGCCTGGGAAATCTGTCATCGCCTGATGCGCCAGGCCATGCCCATGCAGGTCCTGCCCCTGACCAGCCCTTTCCGCGTCCTGGACCGAACCGGCATCCGGCGCAAGTTCAACGCCCTGCTCCGGGATCTGCTCTGGCGGCCCGTGCTGGCCGGTCTGGAAGCCCGTCCAGACGACTGCTTCCTCTTCACCAACACCTTTGTGCCCCGCAAATTCTGGCATCGAAAATTTGGCGTGATCATCCTGGATCTGGGCGCATGGCACGACCGCGCCCTGCTCTCCTGGCGCGGTCGCCTGGGCACCCGCTCCCTGCCCACGGTTCTTGCCCACGCGGCCCATATTTTCGCCATCTCGGAATACACGGCTCAAGATGTTGCCCGTGAGTTCGCCATTCCCCGTCATCGGATCAACTTGGCCTCCTGCGGACTTTCAAAGGCTTTCCTAGACCCGCCTGCTCCTCTGACAACGATCAACAACGTCTCCTTGCCCCCGCGATATCTGCTCCACGTGGGCAGCCTGGAACCCAAGAAGAACATCCCCTTTCTGCTCCAGGTCTTTGCCCAACTCCGACAACAGGACGAGAACCCGGCCTCGCCGCAAACCGAAGCCCGGCCCTCTTGCAAACTCATCCTCACGGGAGGAGAATCCTGGCATGACGCATCCCTACGCCAGACCATCGCGGAACACCCGTATTCCGAGGACATTCTGATCCTGGGACATGTGGCACCGGAAGACCTGCCCGCGCTGTACCGCCAAGCCGCGGCTCTGGTCTTCCCCTCCCTGCTGGAAGGTTTCGGCCTGCCGGTGATCGAAGCCCTGTCCCAAGGCACTCCGGCCCTGGTTCAGGCCAACAGTTCCCTGGCCCAGTTCGTAGCCAATGGAGCCACGGTCCTGAACACCTTCGAGCCCGACCTTTGGGTCCGTGGCCTCCAGGAAATACTTGCCTCGGAAACCAGAATCCCCGAGATGCAAAGGCAGGCCGTTCGGGAAGCGTTCAACTGGGACCGCACCGCGGCGATTATTCGCCGGACCATGCTTGGAGCGACATGACATTCTCATCGGTTGATCTCGGCATCCATCGTCCACTGCGCGTCGGCCTGAACCTCCTTTACCTTCTGCCCGGGATCGTGGGCGGAACGGAGACGTACGCCGCGGGGTTGCTGCGGGGGTTGGCCGAGGCGGACGACGGGTTGGAGTACGTGGTTTTCCTGAACCAGGAGAGCGCGGACTGGCCTTTGCCCGACATCCCGGCCTTTCAGAGGGTGATCTGCCCGGTGCGGGCCTCCAACCGGGTCCGCCGGCTACTGTACGAACAATTCCGACTGCCCGCCCTGGCCCGCCGCCACGGCGTGGACGTGCTGCATTCCCTGGGCTACGTGGGCCCGGTGCTGGGCCGCTGTCCCGGCGTAGTCACCATCCACGACATGAACACCAAGGGCCACGGCCGAAGCATGCCGCTCTCCAAGCGTTTGGCCCTGGCCTTTCTGGTCCGTTGCAGTGCCCACGCGGCCCGCCAGGTGATCACGG encodes:
- a CDS encoding glycosyltransferase family 4 protein, which encodes MKLPTKRPAKRLWVDLSLTAQTEAGSAVYAWEICHRLMRQAMPMQVLPLTSPFRVLDRTGIRRKFNALLRDLLWRPVLAGLEARPDDCFLFTNTFVPRKFWHRKFGVIILDLGAWHDRALLSWRGRLGTRSLPTVLAHAAHIFAISEYTAQDVAREFAIPRHRINLASCGLSKAFLDPPAPLTTINNVSLPPRYLLHVGSLEPKKNIPFLLQVFAQLRQQDENPASPQTEARPSCKLILTGGESWHDASLRQTIAEHPYSEDILILGHVAPEDLPALYRQAAALVFPSLLEGFGLPVIEALSQGTPALVQANSSLAQFVANGATVLNTFEPDLWVRGLQEILASETRIPEMQRQAVREAFNWDRTAAIIRRTMLGAT